GCACCGCTGAAGTACCCGAGTAACGGATCATTGGTCCGCTGCTCATTGAACGTCTGACTGATGTCTACCACCAGCACCGCATTGGTGCCGATAACCACTTTATCAGCAGTGGTCATCCGGGCGATCATCATCAACATAAAAAAGAACCCGATGATGGAAAAAACAATAAGGGCCACAAAGGAAGCAAAGAAAAACTTGAGAAAACTGCGCATGTTATTTGATTAGTTTATATACTGGTGAGCTGCCGGCGGATGTAAAGCCGTGTTAAATCAACCCGGCTGTTTTCCGAAATGCGAATTATTTTCCAAAAATAAGGAATATGGCTACTTTTGGGCCGTCTAAATACATGAATACTGCAATATTACTTATAGGTGGCAATATCGGTGACCGGCCGAAATACCTGCAGCAGGCGGCTTTGCTGATCGCTGCCCGGGCCGGCCGTATCGCGGCGGAATCCGCGCTGTACGAGACGGCGCCCTGGGGGGAAGTGGACCAACCCGATTACCTTAACCAGGCCCTGCGGCTGGAAACGGAACTGGAGGCTCCGGTTTTGCTGGAACTGTTGCTGGACACGGAAAAGGAGATCGGCAGGGTGCGCCGCCAGAAATGGGGCGCCAGGGTGATCGACATCGATCTGATCTTCTTTAACCAGGAAGTTATTACCCTCCCCCGGCTGAAAGTGCCGCACCCGCAGATGCAAAACCGCCGTTTTGTACTGGCGCCACTGAATGAGATCGCTCCGGACTGGATGCATCCCATCCTGCAACTCACTGTTAACCAGTTACTGGAAGCCTGTCCGGACCCACTGCCCGTACATAAATTTGTTGCAGCAGCCCATTAAGATGTTATATCGTTTTATTACCATAGAAGGCAATATCGGCGCGGGAAAAACCACTCTTGCCAACAAACTGGCGGAACATCTCGGCGCCCGGCTTATCCTGGAAGGCTTTGCAGACAACCCCTTTCTCCCCAAATTTTACGCACAGCCCGATCAGTATGCTTTTCCCCTGGAGCTCTTCTTCATGGCGGAACGTTACAAACAACTGAAGGAAATGCTGGCCACACGAGATCTCTTCGCCCAATATACCATCAGTGATTACCTTTTTGTCAAAAGCCTGCTGTTCGCCAAAATGAACCTGAAAGATGATGAATTCTCGCTATATCAGAAACTGTTCGATATCATCAACCCCCAGCTGGCCCAGCCGGATATACTCATATTCCTGAACGCGCCGGTGGACCTGCTGCAAAAGAACATCAAAAAACGCAACCGCTCCTACGAGCAACAGATACCGGATGCGTACCTCCATAAAGTACATGAGATGTATATGCATTTCATCCGTCAGCACCCTCTGCGGACATTGGTAATAGATACGACCAAAACGGATTTTCTCCGCAGCGAAGAGGATTTCAGGAGCTTGCTGGCGGCGCTGGACAAGGAGCATCCAACCGGGTTGACCTACCTTTGAACTATCATTCCGGTAATATAAAAAGGTGGCGGGGAATCCCGTCACCTTTTCTCTTTGCAATTACACCTCCCGATCAGGCGGCGATCACTACCGGATCTACAAAAGAGGTTAACAGTGAGGAGGCCAGCGGGCCCACAAGCGGCGCAGTCATCACAAATCCCTTGGTCAGGAAGTAGCCGGCTTTCACAACAGTGAGCAGGTCACTAACATATCCGCCGCCCTGAATTTCTTTCAGTTCCTGCGCGCTCAGGGCTTCACAGCCAAATTGTTTTTCCAGATTGTTTTGCATCATGACAGATTAAATGGGTGAAGAAATAGTTGAGGTTAATAATTTTGAATTTAATGATTGTTGCCTAATCTCCAGCATACCATTTTGTTCATTTTTAATCCCTTCTGTTCATTCTGTTCATTTATCCTTACAAAAGGCAAAAAAATATTTCCCTCCCCTTTGGGG
This genomic stretch from Chitinophaga sp. XS-30 harbors:
- the folK gene encoding 2-amino-4-hydroxy-6-hydroxymethyldihydropteridine diphosphokinase, with translation MNTAILLIGGNIGDRPKYLQQAALLIAARAGRIAAESALYETAPWGEVDQPDYLNQALRLETELEAPVLLELLLDTEKEIGRVRRQKWGARVIDIDLIFFNQEVITLPRLKVPHPQMQNRRFVLAPLNEIAPDWMHPILQLTVNQLLEACPDPLPVHKFVAAAH
- a CDS encoding deoxynucleoside kinase codes for the protein MLYRFITIEGNIGAGKTTLANKLAEHLGARLILEGFADNPFLPKFYAQPDQYAFPLELFFMAERYKQLKEMLATRDLFAQYTISDYLFVKSLLFAKMNLKDDEFSLYQKLFDIINPQLAQPDILIFLNAPVDLLQKNIKKRNRSYEQQIPDAYLHKVHEMYMHFIRQHPLRTLVIDTTKTDFLRSEEDFRSLLAALDKEHPTGLTYL